In Gavia stellata isolate bGavSte3 unplaced genomic scaffold, bGavSte3.hap2 HAP2_SCAFFOLD_72, whole genome shotgun sequence, one genomic interval encodes:
- the LOC132321039 gene encoding E3 ubiquitin-protein ligase RBBP6-like — MSCVHYKFSSQLNYATVTFNGLHISLCDLKRQIMGREKLKAANCDLQITNAQSKEEYTDDRALIPKNSSVIVRRIPAGGVKATSKTCVLSRTAPASGTPKAIDDPSAPLSLAQLIKTADLAEANASEEEKIKAMMMQSCCAYDPIK; from the exons ATGTCGTGCGTCCATTATaagttctcctcccagctgaacTATGCCACGGTCACCTTCAAcggcctccacatctccctgtgcgaccTCAAGCGCCAGATCATGGGCCGCGAGAAGCTGAAGGCGGCCAACTGCgacctgcagatcaccaacgcccagagcaaagaag aatacaccGATGATCGGGCCCTGATTCCTAAGAACTCCTCAGTAATCGTTAGAAGAATCCCTGCGGGAGGAGttaaagctaccagcaaaacctGTGTTCT aagtcgAACTGCGCCAGCGAGCGGAACACcaaaagca atTGATGACCCTTCTGCACCTCTTTCGCTGGCCCAGCTTATTAAG ACCGCCGATCTGGCTGAAGCCAatgcttctgaagaagagaaaataaaagctatgatgaTGCAGTCTTGCTGTGCGTATGATCCAATCAAGTAA